Genomic window (Capsicum annuum cultivar UCD-10X-F1 chromosome 10, UCD10Xv1.1, whole genome shotgun sequence):
AACATGAAGGTTTTTTAGTTAATGGTAAAGAAGATAAGGTTTATAGGTTAAAAAGGCACTCTATGGCTTAAAGAAAGCACCACGGGCATGGTACTTCAAAATTGATTCTTATTTCTAGGAAAGTGACTTTGAAAGGAGTACCAATGAGACTGCTCTTTATATAAAAATAGGAGGTAAAAATGATTTTCAGGTTGTATGTCTTTATTTTGACGATATGATATATATGGGTTCGAGTGAGTCTATTGTCACTGAATTTAAAGATTGCATGATGAAGAATTCTAAGATGTCTGATTTGGGAGTGTTGCATTACTTTCTTGGTCTTGAGGTGAAACAGGAAGTTGATGGCATATTTCTTTCACAAAGAAAGTATGCAATTGATCTTTTGAAAAGGTTCACTATGGTAAATTGTAATGTTGCTGCTACTCCGATGAATATCAATGAGAAATTGTGCCATGAGGAAAATGCAACTTATTTTAAAAGTCTAGTTGGTGGTTTGAACTACTTGTCTCATACAAGATCAAATATTGTTTTCTCTGTCGGTGTTGTATCTAGATTTATGCACAATCCAAGCAAGCTTCACCTTGGAGCTGCAAAGAGAATATTGAGATACATCGCAGGGACATCAGAACATGAAATTTGGTATTCTAAGGTAACAAATTTCACATTAACTGGTTTTACTGATAGTGACTATGCAGGCAATAtttgatacaagatcgacaaagGAGACACAAAGCAAACAACAAAACAATCCACAAGTtggaagaaccgaggacccctttggtgaccactctcggattcactacaacaacaacaaaaacacaataataacaagatattaaggtgttcaacaaactatattaacaacacaagctcaagaataagaagaacacaaagtctcaattttgggacaccaaacccgagaatgaacaacaacaaaaatgaaaaagatagatagatagttaacttgacatacaaatgtacaaacactatgaacctaagtgtatgttaaacacaaagacccaagaattcatacaagtaacaccaagctctacggtgacctcaagggaacgggaTTCCCAAACAATCAACGTTtcaaaactagcaccaacacaagtGATGTCCACACTTGTTTACAAGGAATTCACCTTGGAAGACTCTCTCTCTAGAGCTTTCAAAATATAATCAAAGTTATGACAAAATGgcctaacatgttctatttatagcctaggtttcaACTTAATACAAAATGACTAGAATGTCCTTAATGAGCCAAGACAAAAGGGAGGCCTTGGAGTGTGCATATTGGATGACTTTGGAGtattgggacttgttctctacacttcaaagcttgttccattggtTGGGCAACCACCCTAGCTCGAGTCTTTATGTATTGATCCACAATCAcaatcgtacttgtatcatcctccccttcttgaaaaaggattcgacctcgaatccgaaCCTTGCAAAACAATAGAAAGGACAAGCAAacacaagttcctcaaggtataagggttaggattagtgtaatcaatcatagcatcttgccaaggtggctcaaacttcacatacacccaaacatccctcttactcgaataccctcccaagaaagagtcaactagtctatccacataagtgtgacaagGAACAAGGAACAAGAGTTGCTCATCAAGTAgaaaacatagactcttcttggaacaatAAATAGTATTGAAAGTCGAGATAGGAAGGCCATAAATTCCATGaacattcaagtcattccaaaagacatcatcatcattatactTCAAATGATCACtgggatcaaatgggtgaagTGTCCATGGACACGGGTTTAGGATGCATTTCCTTTTCCCAATACTACCACTAGTACAATCATATATCCCACCTATTCTAGCAtggtctacaacaaaaacaactagagggtcatccaTAGTCAATCGACCAATATGTTCAACATCACCactttcacacacaagttggtcttcatgacttccataagacaatgtactatcactttcCACAATAGCCTCAACACTAgatggatcaactagtgtatccacaatctcaagttgtacattatcatcactaAATGGAGGTACATTCGGCTCACCTAAAGAtaaactatcattcacacttagttggctactagcctcattcactagagtgcaagatttagtttgattaccttgtagctcatgaGGAGCATGTCCACTCACGGGAGcttgattaggaaggcttggatactctatcaagttatccaactctTGCAAAGAGAGCTTCCCGTCCCTTCCATTTTTCCTTCCACTCGGTCCATTATTCTTTTCATTCTCTCTATTCGAGTACTAAGGTCATGTTTCATACCCATTATGGCAGCCATCAAATCATTCATGGTCACCTTTTCCAATGCCATAGTACCTAACAAgagaaattctaaaacaaaaacacaaaaaatagcaaactagttaatgttagaaaagaaaacaTCCTCACAAGCTCTCACACTTTGAAATGTCTCTcaattggcctcacaagtgttggtaaCTCATTTATACTCCACAGAGATTACTTGGTACAATTGGGGATCGAGGTCGGAATAGATTCTCTtttgaaacaactcaaagaaaatacgtacggacttgaaccaagaaactacaacgaatttcaaaaagataaaagcacacaaagaaacgtagacacgaatAAACGGacccaaaaactaatttacaacctagtagacaattactagtttgttaattagcaataaaatcaacaaattacaactaagaaacaaagattagaaactaagaaataaaaaatttgagcttaattatgttGCGTGAATAGTAAAATATGATGACATGGCAATCACATAACTGGTCACGGTCCCACATAATTTTAATCACCAACTTGAAGCTTTTGTCTTGATACAATTTGGAATGGAAGAGTTTGCCTTTTGATGGAAAAAATGAAGTCttagaaactttttcaaattcaCTCAAAAAGGTGAGACTTGACTTTtactattcccacaaaacaaggtccttgaaatatgaaaaagtggTTAACAAGTCTTTGAAGTAATGTGTTCAAATCTCttcaccaacaacttttcaactttatcttacacctttttggatctatgtTATACTTTATATTGGTCAAGACATTTCAAGAATAACAAGATCACAACAACAATTTCTCAAGTACAACAACTCCACCAATATTCATCTCCAAGTCCACAACAATTGTACCACTCGGTGaagaacaacaatatcaacccATGGCCAACTTCAAGTTTACAACAAGTTCAACAACATAAGTTCAAACCTTCAGATCTtgacacttttagtgttggtgagaaagaaaccaacactagaaacaatctaaacaaataaaagactacaagatctagTCACAAAGAAAATATCTCGGCCAAGACTACAACAAGACCCAACTTTCGGCCAAGAACAATCTCAAGaacacttcattttttttttcaaatctcaagcccaagattgatcttgttaaaacaaaatcaaagatgactttgataccaaatgatacaagatcgacaaaggagacacaaaacaaacaccaaaacaatCCATAAGTtggaagaaccgaggacccctttggtgaccactctcggattcactacaacaacaacaaaaactcaataacaacaagatCTTAAGGTGTTCAACAAAATAGATTAACAACACAAGCTCAAGAATAAGAAGAACACAAAGTCTCGATTTTAGGACACCAAACCCgagaatgaacaacaacaaaaatgaaaaagatagatagatagttaacttgacatacaaatgtacaaacactatgaacctaagtgtatgttaaacacaaagacccaagaattcatacaagtaacaccaagctctatggtgacctcaagggaacgggaTTCCCAAGCAATCAACGTTTCAAAACTAGCATCAACACAAGTGATGTCCACACTTGTTTACAAGGAATCCACCTTGCAAGACTCTCTCTCTAGAGCTCTCAAAATACAATCAAAGTTATGACAAAATGACCTAACATGTTCAATTTATAGCTTAGGTTTCAACTTAATGCAAGATGACTAGAATGTCCTTAATGAGCCAAGACAAAAGGGAGGACTTGGAGTGTGCATATTGGATgactttggagtgttgggacttgttctctacacttcaaagcttgttccattggtTGGGCAACCACCCAAGCTCGAGTCTTTACGTATTGATCCACAATCACGATCGTACTTGTATCAACATTGATGATAGAAAGAGCACatctgattttttattttatctcagaTTCGGAGCAATTTCATGGAGTTCAAAGAAGCAGGAAATGGTGGCGTTATCAACTTCAGAGGCTGAGTATATTGTAGCAACTTCAGCGGTTTGTCCATCAGTTTGATTAAGGAGACATTGCAGATTTTAATTAGAAACCAGCTGGTGCGATTGAGATTTTTTGCGACAATAGATCTGCTATTGCGATGACGAAGAAGCCAGCTTTCCACAGTAGAACAAAGCTCATAGATGTTTGTTTTCACTATATTCGAAATCTTGTTTCTACTAGAGAAATTACTTTGAAGGCTTGTGATACAAATGAGCAAGCAACAGACATCTTCACCAAGTCACTTCCGCAAGCAAAACACGAGTTCTTTAAAGGCCAACTTGGAGTTTGCAGTTTTGAATCAAGGGGGAGTGTTGAGAAATGATTCAAAAAGATGCTTGACCAAGTCTTCAGGAAGTTAGGAAGTTAGTTGTTAGTTAGTTTTCTTTATTCTAGCAAGTTTAGATGGTGTTACAGATTAGTAGCTAGTTAGTAAATCAGTGGGTTAGTGGACCTAAATTTTAGAGTTTTCAGTTTGATTGTGAGCCTATTTAAAGGCAGGTCTCTTTACTTTCATAATGCAACCAGAAATAAAAGATCACTACAGCagttttcatctctttttctctGCTTTCTGTCCAATTTCTCCTTTAGCTTCCTTTTTTGTTTCCAACTGAGTATTAAGATAGTACGCTTAAAACTAGTCTATGACATCTTACTTTCTCATAGTACTAGGCACTGTCCCAGtcttgagttttcttaaagaaAGAGTAACCAATAAACAAGAAATCATATTCTTTTTTCCATCATAAGAACGTCATAAGTATATACCCATATCAAAATTCTATGGTAGGTTATTAGAAAAGGTCAAATGAAGATGCAACAGATCCAGTGTAGTTCCACAGGTAAGGTATGAAAAGAGTGGTGTCTACACAGTCTTACCTCTTAGACGAAGATATCTACAGAAAAAACTGAATATTTATCCTGTGCCCAAAAATACAACTAGGAAACAAATGCCAATGTGTTACTTATTCTTTTCCTTGTACATAAGTGGCTCAATGCCAAAACAATCAACCCATGAGGCAAAATACAGAATTATGAACAATAATATTTCATTTAAGTGGCTTGATCCACACACAACAGAATTCTATTACATGAGACGATATAACAGCTTTTAGTATGCTGAAACAAGTTTCCAGCACAAGCAACAGGTTTCAAGTACAATCTATATATATAGAAAACAAACATAGAATCactttatttatgtattactaatatataATCTCTAAGTCCTTGACATGAACGAAGCACGGAACACCAGTTATTCGTAATTCAACAACATTGACGGATTGAGCGTTATTCAGTTTTATGCCTGCAATGAACAGATGACGAAGAATTACCACAGAATGTTCACCAGTTATTCGTAATTCAACAACATTGATGGATTGAGCGTTATTCAGTTTTATGCCTGCAATGAACAGATGACGAAGAATTACCACAGAATGTTCACGCCAAGCAGTTAAAATTTCAAGTTCTTTACGTATGAGTAACTACCATAAAGCGGCTCTTATATATCTCGACCACTTTCTTGGGATCGGCTTTTGTCTGAATGTAGCCATCAATCTTGTTCAATTCCTGCAAAGCAATCATCCAACACAAGTACACAACCAAGCGATCAActaatcagtcctaaactagttcGGCAATCATAAGCAGCTTATGGGCTAGCCAGGTACTGTCACAGACACAATTTTCAAAGTTAATACAGAGTAATCATACCTCTATCCATTTTGCTAGTTTTGGCCTCCCAGATGTGATATCATAGTTGAACACCTCTTGCAAGAAGATTTGGAACCTTTCAATGAAGGAAGCATACGCTATGTCGGCCTAATGCATCACAATTTCAACTTCAATATGATGAAATTTCAAAATCGGAGAGCTAATATCTTATATTAAGCATGCTTTAGTAAAGCTAACATCTTATAGCGTACACCATTGAGAGGGAAATACCTCAATAAAGTATACATATAACTGACCTGACTGAATTGACCTAGGAAGAAAGGTCCATTGTCAAATTTCTCGAGAGCTTTTTCTAAGTAGTCAAACTGAGGTCCTGTTGCAAGAGTAAGCTATTGTCAACGTTTTCCCATGAGCTGCAAATTATAATACATAGTAGTAAAGAAGGGGAGCCTTGCAGCAGTGGCAAACAGGAAAAGTTGCCTCCATGTGACTTATACGTCACAGGTTCGAGCTATGGAAGCAGTCGCTAATGTTTGCATTAGAGTAGGCTGTCTCCATCACACCCCTTAGTGGGCCCATTCTTAGGACCCTGCGTGAACACGAGATGTTTTGTGCACCTGAATGCCCTTTTAAAACATAGTGGTAATAATCTTCAAGACACAAATATTCAAGAACCTTACCAGCCTGCTTCTCAACATCTCCTTTAAAGCTACCATATATTTCTTTCAGGAATGTATCGGTGTAAGCTACCAACTCTTCAGCAACCTTCTGTTTTTCAGGGTCCTAAATCATTTTacaaaatcacatcaaatttAAACTTctgcttccttttctttttcaatgTTTTGGTGCTAATTGGGGAGGGTTGGAAAACAAGAAGTCTGTTTAGGTCAAGAATGAGTTTGCAGCTTACATCAGGTAGAAGGGATGGCCCCTCAAAGTTGCTGTCGATATATTTAATCAGATCGAGACTTTCTCCAATCACTTTGTTGTTGTGTTCCAGAGCGGGAACCTACGATAGAATAGAACAAAAATACATAACTGGACACAAAGATTATGCTCTTCGATTTTCAATCTAATGTTTGGGGGAGGGGAGAAAACCCCTCATTCATGTATCAGGTTCAGCAAAAAACCTTGAATTTGAAGGAAAAAGAttagtatttttaaaagtcgCAAGCACGCTTCCTCATAATTACGAGATTTGCTAGCATTTATAACTGGCATATATCACGACACTAAGAGTCGGATTCAGGATTTTAAGTTAGGAGTCCTGCACCACACCCCCTTTTGATTACAACGTTCCGGATAGATTTTTCATACATATTAAGTGAATTTCTTAACACAAACACAGAGTTCGAGCCAAAGCTACTGAGTGCTGTCTAATCGTAACTTAAATGGTAGATCCACTGACAACATTAGGCCAGTTCCATTTACTTTTCACAATATAAGGCTTAAGGCTTTCGCCTtgatataataacattattcactTGTGCTTATATAGAAATTACCTTATTTTGAGGGTAAACTTTTTCCTTGTACCAAGCAGGCCTGTTCTGAAGATCAATTGGAACTAATTCAATCTTATCTTGTAAACCCTGCAATTGTCAATGactctaaaatttatttatattacaaAATTATTAACAAGAACGGAAAATACGGATATGAATTTGCAGTTAAGGAACCTTGACATTTCTGGTAATCCACGCACGCTGAGCAAACGGGCAAATATAACTGATATACAACCttcaaaacaagaaaagaaaaacacaGTTCACAATCTATCAAATAAGAGAAATGCTCTCTCCATCCCATTTCACGGGAGGTGTTATTgtttggagagtcaaattatttttcctttcaacTATAGCTTTCTCAAACATTTTCCAAATATTTTTAATCCATAGCCATATAGTCCTGGTCCTACTTTATGTGTAGTTTTGAAATACCAAATGCCCATGTCCATATCCATAGCCAAATGCCCAGGACGGGACATTTGGATAGTGTGATGTGAGATGGTGGGGCCCGATATAAAAAACAATGAATTGGGATGTGAGATGCCGGGCGGTGGGGGGATTGGGATTGGCCTGACTAGGGCCTAACTCAACCCAAAAACTCTCACGAGAGGAGGACATAAATTCGGACAGAGGGAGTAACCAGCAAAAAATTAACACAACAGAGAGAGTAGGAGAAAGGATAACCTGGTGGTTCCATCGAACAGAGACGGGGGTTCAGAACTAGAAAGGAGAGACGAAGGACGAATTTCTTGTACACTTCTGTATAAACCAAAGAAACCTCATCAACATTCTTCAAAAAGGGAAGTGCAAAATCAAACTTATCAATATCACTCTAAGTGATCATTCAACTAAAAGTTCTAAGGCAGTCTGATGCACTACAACTCCTGCAATGCATGGAGTCAGTCTCCGAGAAAGGGTAGACCACAAGAGTCTATTGTACGCGGTCTTACCTCGCATTTCTACTTCAAGTAGCTTCAACTAATAGTTATTACTCCGCTCAATTTGTTTGTTTACTATTTTTTGGTCTGTTTAAGAAGAatgccttctttttttttttttttttaaaatctactttGTGCATGTCATATTTATAAaactacaaaattttaaaaacttaattaATATCACAAAGATTCAAGAgtattctttactttcttaaatttgaGGAGTGGTTCCGGACAACCCAGGACCACAGGGGTCTATGCAAAAATAACTCGCAATTATATTTCTGTCAAAGGCTATTTCAACTAATAGTTATTAGTCcgttcaatttgtttgtcttctGTTTAGACT
Coding sequences:
- the LOC107843526 gene encoding glutathione S-transferase L3 isoform X2, which codes for MATPSVQEIRPSSLLSSSEPPSLFDGTTRLYISYICPFAQRAWITRNVKGLQDKIELVPIDLQNRPAWYKEKVYPQNKVPALEHNNKVIGESLDLIKYIDSNFEGPSLLPDDPEKQKVAEELVAYTDTFLKEIYGSFKGDVEKQAGPQFDYLEKALEKFDNGPFFLGQFSQADIAYASFIERFQIFLQEVFNYDITSGRPKLAKWIEELNKIDGYIQTKADPKKVVEIYKSRFMA
- the LOC107843526 gene encoding glutathione S-transferase L3 isoform X1, with translation MATPSVQEIRPSSLLSSSEPPSLFDGTTRLYISYICPFAQRAWITRNVKGLQDKIELVPIDLQNRPAWYKEKVYPQNKVPALEHNNKVIGESLDLIKYIDSNFEGPSLLPDDPEKQKVAEELVAYTDTFLKEIYGSFKGDVEKQAGPQFDYLEKALEKFDNGPFFLGQFSQADIAYASFIERFQIFLQEVFNYDITSGRPKLAKWIEELNKIDGYIQTKADPKKVVEIYKSRFMVVTHT